CGATGCCGCTGGTTTCTTCGGTTCCCCAGGCTGCCGCAGCCGAGGGAACTGCAGCACGACGCCATCCGTATCGCCGCCGGCGTCTCGTATCGGGCCTAGTGCTCGCCGCGGTAGCTTTCAGTGTACTTGTCGCTACTGCTTGGCTATTCAATAGCTTTCAGGGACAGACGGATCCTGAGGCTTCCTTTTCCGTGATCGCCACAGCCGTCGATAAAACTACCGACCCACGGAATAGCGAAGGTGATCGTCCCCATCAGCCGTCTCGTTCAGGGATCACAGATCGGAATTCCGCTCTTGTTAAGTCTCACACTCCTGGGGAATCTCCCGATCGCCTCCCAGCCGTTCCTTCGCCTGAGAAAGGGGTTGCTCAGGCTCCGCCGCCGCGTGAAGCGCCACTCGATATCTTCACCGCTCCGTTGCCTCCCCCTGTCAGTATCGATATGGCGGAAATACGCCTGCCGTTTTTGCGAATGCTCGGAGAATTTGATCGGGAAGATGTTCAATTGGCCTTTCTCCAGCAGGTCCAACGTGAATCGGCGGTCCGGATCGATCTATTTACCCGTGATCTGGCACGGGGTGTGCAATGGCTCCAGAAAGCCGCTAACCAGGCCGGCTTACACTTGGCGGTGGATGCGACTACGGCGGACCGCCTGAAGAAAGGCGCGCCAATCACAGCGGTCGTGCTCTATTGTGACAATCTGACGCCTGCGGAGTTGACCCGTTTCTTCCTCCTCTTGCATGGAGAGGATGCCAAAATTTCGCCTCGCTTGTTCGATATGGTGCACTTGATGCCTTTGTCTCCCCAC
This genomic interval from Thermogemmata fonticola contains the following:
- a CDS encoding anti-sigma factor family protein, giving the protein MTLSEEELELIHAALDGELTVEQHQRLADLLSQSPAARKYYSVWRKFQKRLRAVDPPPPPQELFTCFPEFAWSPATQSALSQDTSRRESASGDVAIGQSADGLSSPITLGGQLNTLSHCNSFIPKAQVPAAASAMPLVSSVPQAAAAEGTAARRHPYRRRRLVSGLVLAAVAFSVLVATAWLFNSFQGQTDPEASFSVIATAVDKTTDPRNSEGDRPHQPSRSGITDRNSALVKSHTPGESPDRLPAVPSPEKGVAQAPPPREAPLDIFTAPLPPPVSIDMAEIRLPFLRMLGEFDREDVQLAFLQQVQRESAVRIDLFTRDLARGVQWLQKAANQAGLHLAVDATTADRLKKGAPITAVVLYCDNLTPAELTRFFLLLHGEDAKISPRLFDMVHLMPLSPHDERDLREVLGVDPGLNVKVRSDKSDNKGVREAPQRPLSAGTADEIIRSLLAKKSMDKSGLVTTWAPPAARTAHFLSAEIKSYLARKASRSPQAVPALIILRLPNNP